Proteins encoded within one genomic window of Microbacterium sp. LKL04:
- a CDS encoding OsmC family protein: MHDEHHYRVNTRWTGDRGTGTSGYRDYDRDVTLRVDGKPELLGSSDRPFRGDRTRWNPEDLLLAALSECHLLSYLHACVTAGVVVTSYEDDATGTMVLDGMGGGAFREVTLHPRVTVADEGMIPAAEAAHRQANEWCFIANSVNFPVRHEAVVTAG, translated from the coding sequence GTGCACGACGAACACCACTACCGAGTGAACACACGATGGACCGGAGACCGGGGCACGGGAACAAGCGGATACCGCGACTACGACCGCGACGTCACCCTGCGCGTCGACGGGAAGCCGGAGCTCCTCGGCTCGAGCGATCGACCGTTCCGCGGCGACCGGACGCGGTGGAACCCCGAGGATCTGCTTCTCGCAGCGCTGTCCGAGTGCCACCTGCTGTCCTACCTCCACGCCTGCGTCACGGCGGGCGTCGTCGTCACGTCCTACGAGGACGACGCGACGGGAACCATGGTGCTCGACGGCATGGGCGGGGGCGCCTTCCGCGAGGTCACTCTCCACCCGCGGGTGACCGTCGCCGACGAGGGCATGATCCCCGCGGCCGAAGCCGCCCACCGTCAGGCGAACGAGTGGTGCTTCATCGCGAACTCCGTCAACTTCCCCGTGCGCCACGAAGCGGTCGTCACCGCCGGATGA
- a CDS encoding lysophospholipid acyltransferase family protein: protein MTEAPTPPETSAESSAEELARAGGLYYLVRWGIGPLARLIYRPRIEGANNIPRSGPIILASNHLSFIDSFVLPLFAPRPVYFLAKSSYFDGGGVKGWFSNRFFRALGATPVQRGAGQAALDALDQQRRILQSGKAIALYPEGTRSLDGRLYKGRTGVAFLALETGAKVVPVGIVGTNDAMPVGAKWPRVSPRVTIRYGEPIDLSSHGSAASGRARRQATDDIMSAIHALSGQELAGAYNEVPAQNPVERLKQVLPHERR from the coding sequence GTGACCGAAGCGCCGACTCCCCCCGAGACCTCCGCCGAGTCGTCCGCCGAAGAACTCGCCCGCGCCGGCGGCCTCTACTACCTCGTACGTTGGGGAATCGGACCGCTCGCCCGCCTGATCTACCGCCCCCGCATCGAGGGAGCGAACAACATCCCCCGGTCCGGCCCGATCATCCTCGCCAGCAACCACCTGAGCTTCATCGACTCGTTCGTGCTGCCGCTGTTCGCACCGCGCCCCGTGTACTTCCTCGCCAAGTCGAGCTACTTCGACGGCGGCGGTGTGAAGGGCTGGTTCAGCAACCGCTTCTTCCGCGCTCTCGGCGCCACGCCCGTCCAGCGCGGGGCCGGGCAGGCCGCCCTCGACGCACTGGACCAGCAGCGCCGCATCCTGCAGTCGGGAAAGGCCATCGCGCTCTACCCCGAGGGCACGCGCTCGCTGGACGGACGTCTGTACAAGGGTCGCACCGGTGTCGCCTTCCTCGCGCTCGAGACCGGGGCGAAGGTCGTCCCCGTCGGGATCGTGGGGACCAACGACGCGATGCCGGTCGGCGCCAAGTGGCCGCGAGTGTCGCCGCGCGTGACCATCCGGTACGGCGAGCCGATCGACCTGTCGTCCCACGGCTCGGCTGCGTCGGGGCGGGCCAGGCGTCAGGCGACCGATGACATCATGTCCGCGATCCACGCGCTCTCCGGTCAGGAGCTCGCAGGCGCGTACAACGAGGTGCCGGCGCAGAACCCCGTCGAACGCCTCAAGCAGGTCCTCCCCCACGAGCGCCGCTGA
- a CDS encoding asparaginase, producing MPETFAVTDAVELAVVERSGFVESRHAGSAIVLDPDGGVVSSLGAVEAAILPRSALKPMQALASVSAGAHLEGVHLAVATASHSGTDRHVALVTDILSAAGVAEDALLCPPSWPGDAAARDEMTRELLGPQRVRMNCSGKHAAMLLACHVNGWDMATYLDPQHPLQVHTREVVERLTGTKITATAVDGCGAPVHAMSLAALARAVHRIGASSERSPFALHRSAGALVRAVRENPWVIQGPGQPDSIVTERLGVFAKHGAEGVMSMVAPDGTTVVLKMLDGSNRAGVVTALTLLVRAGALQAADVARTLGELPLTVAGGGRDVGVIRPTV from the coding sequence GTGCCTGAGACCTTCGCTGTGACGGATGCCGTCGAACTCGCCGTCGTCGAGCGGAGCGGCTTCGTCGAGTCCCGCCACGCGGGTTCGGCGATCGTGCTCGACCCCGACGGAGGCGTCGTGTCGTCTCTCGGCGCCGTCGAAGCGGCGATACTGCCGCGATCCGCGCTCAAGCCGATGCAGGCGCTCGCCAGTGTCTCGGCGGGAGCTCACCTCGAAGGGGTGCACCTCGCCGTGGCGACGGCGAGCCACTCGGGCACCGACCGCCACGTCGCGCTCGTGACCGACATCCTGAGCGCGGCGGGTGTCGCCGAGGATGCGCTGCTGTGTCCACCCTCGTGGCCCGGTGATGCCGCTGCCCGCGACGAGATGACGCGCGAGCTCCTCGGCCCTCAGCGGGTGAGGATGAACTGTTCGGGCAAGCACGCGGCGATGCTGCTGGCCTGCCACGTCAACGGCTGGGACATGGCGACCTACCTCGACCCGCAGCATCCGCTTCAGGTCCACACCCGCGAGGTCGTGGAACGGTTGACCGGCACGAAGATCACGGCGACGGCGGTCGATGGATGCGGCGCGCCGGTGCACGCGATGAGTCTCGCCGCGCTCGCCCGGGCCGTGCACCGCATCGGGGCCTCCTCCGAGCGGTCTCCGTTCGCTCTGCACCGCAGCGCCGGCGCCCTCGTGCGGGCGGTCCGTGAGAACCCGTGGGTGATCCAAGGCCCCGGTCAGCCGGACTCGATCGTGACGGAACGGCTGGGCGTGTTCGCCAAGCACGGCGCAGAAGGGGTCATGTCGATGGTCGCTCCCGACGGGACGACCGTGGTACTCAAGATGCTCGACGGCAGCAATCGCGCGGGCGTCGTCACGGCGTTGACCCTCCTCGTCCGCGCGGGCGCTCTGCAGGCCGCGGATGTCGCCCGCACGCTCGGCGAGCTCCCGTTGACCGTCGCCGGCGGGGGCCGGGACGTCGGCGTCATCCGTCCCACCGTCTGA